AAGCGCTAAATAAGCACCTGCTGACAACGCTTCCGAGTTAATATACGCAATTTTTCGAATCGAGGTAGAGTCGAGTAAATTGACTATTTTTTCAGCGGAATCTACAAATCCCCCAGGTGTATTGATTTCTAAAATAATTGCATCAGCGCCTGCTTCTTCAGCTTCATGAATGGATCTTTTTAAAAAAGCATATAATCCTTTTTCTACCTCTTTATAAATTGGTATTTTGTACACTATTGGAGTATCAGCAGAAGCTAATGTAGGTACCATCATGAAAAAAGTTAAAAATAATAGAAAAAAAGAAATAATGTACCGAGACAATTTCATCCTTTAACCTCCCTTCTTCAATATGTATATACTTGTTTACGGACTAGAACAAAAAAGGTTTCAAAAAAAATAAACCGAGAAAATAAATTTTCTCGGTTTACACAATTGTAAATGTTAATCATAAAGTACGTGTTTGGAACGTAGGGATGGTTGGGATAAAAATACCACTTACGTTAACGTGCAGCTTTTGATTTCTTTTTACGTTTCACGCTTGGGTTTTAGAAACCACAGCTTCGAAGCTTTGTAATAATAAATTAATTAGAATTTACGTTTACGGGCAGCTTCAGATTTCTTTTTACGTTTTACGCTTGGTTTTTCATAAAACTCGCGCTTTCTTACCTCTTGAATTGTACCACTTTTAGATACAGTACGTTTGAAGCGGCGAAGAGCATCTTCAAGCGATTCGTTTTTGCGAACGACAGTTTTTGACATCTCTCTTTCCCTCCCTCCGAACACACGTCAAGCACATAACCATGTGTTATGTTCTAAAAAATTATATCGTATAGTTTCGACTTGGTCAATACTTACAACTAAATTAATAATCAGATTTACTCGTCAACCCTTGCATAATGTCCACACCAGAGCTTGCACCAATTCTAGAAGCCCCTGCATCAACCATTGTTTGTAAATCTTCTAGGCTACGAACTCCACCTGAAGCCTTCACACCAAGGTCTGTCCCAACTGTTTCACGCATAAGTTTTACAGCACCTACAGTAGCGCCACCAGTAGAAAAACCTGTAGATGTTTTTACAAAATGAGCCC
The nucleotide sequence above comes from Psychrobacillus glaciei. Encoded proteins:
- the rpsU gene encoding 30S ribosomal protein S21, which encodes MSKTVVRKNESLEDALRRFKRTVSKSGTIQEVRKREFYEKPSVKRKKKSEAARKRKF